tagtttaaggaattaaattaaaaattattgaattggactgactaattatgtatgggttccaggctcgatatttgacgcccggtagcaccaagttatccttaattattatgcgtgtcaatttcagcatttttacaattttgttaatttaataaattaaataattaattattgaattggactgagtaattatctatgagttctaggctcgatatttgagttaatttgacaacatatatcaattttttacttttgtaagattatttttataaattaaatacttaattttgtaaagtgtaattggatagagtttgcagttactacatacttaaactacagagactctacgctaaaaggctctacattttactacgctaaaagactatatattttactacgttaaaaggctctatattttactacgctaaaaggctatatattttactacgctaaaaggttactattacatataaaaacaacaaacataacatacaaatatgaacaacaaactaaataaataatatttagttattatttaagcaaataaaaacataacattaacaataaaaattatttatcaaattttaataattttttgtcccaaagctaataaatcaatccgggtataaataagatacaaatttaaacacaaacataacataaattaacatggaaacatattcaacaatacaaatatgcatgtgTTATACGAGTTTTgacataaacaaaatcgaaatacctcgaagTTTTTTGAAATTGATTCaaatcgaatttttgcacccGAATGAAGGAAGCCAAAGTGTGTCTTGTGTGCGTGACCTACACTCTTTGCTTTTTAAGTGATGGGTGGAgcccaatttttatttttttttaatttgacggGGGGACCAGCAGTGGAGCAGGGGTATTTTTTTAATGGAGATAACGTTCTGTCGTTGTCTTGGGGAGGAAGAAgggttttattttattaaatGAAAATGCAGTATAACACTGTATTTTCCTTAAacgcagtattgtactgcgtttcccTTTAATTAAATATAGGTGAGTCCAATATTGATAGGGAAACGCAATACAATACTGCCTTTAAGAAAaatacagtattatattacgttttcctttaaaaaattaattttttaataatacGCAGTATTATATTGCATTTTAGTTATTTATATAACTTTTTTTTAGCAGTAGAAATATTATTTTTGTCCAAATAGGCATTAGAAAAGTTTCGAAACCCTCAAAGAAAAGAACCCCAAACGACAAAGCGAAGACTTCGCCCACTTTTCCATCACCTCCTATTAAACTATTGGTTGAGTGATTGTGTTGAGCTCTCAGCAACCGACACTTGTGCATGTAAGAAACCCCACACACCTATATATATTTATTCCAACTATTCCTTTCTTTTTCTGCTCTTTCATCTTTATCTTTTTGCTGGCCACATGCGTATAACCAACTCATGACCTTGTCATGGGCCCCATCTTTCGGCCACTTGTAATCAGTGTTCTAGTGCCCATAAAGCCCTTCCACCAACCACATTCTTACTCGTAGCTTCTGAATTTTAGCCGTTGGTGCCTAAATATCGGGTTCCTCCTCCTCAACTTGTCTCCATTTACTAAATTACCACCTTTTCCATTTCGCTTTCAATCTCttaatattatataaataaataatttcataTGATAGGTTACAATTCAATTAAATAAAATTATCTTAAGGTGTCTCCCAAAATATATATAACTAAGAGGCTATTTGTAATGACAATTTGTGTCCCCTATATATAATAGTATCTGCTAGAATTGGATCATCAATCTTCTTATGACATGTACTATTTGTGTGTTTACCACTATCTGTATAAGCATGAAATTTCATCGACAGATTAAATGACGCATTGTGATTTGTACAAAAAGTGAATGTAATTGCTATCATTATCTTTTGTGGTTCAACTGATATTAATTGTTGAATAGCGTAAAATATAGTATATACTTATATTAATTATACTTAATTGTTTCAAAGGTTAAGGTAGTTGGACGTCTTGAGGCCGATTGAGTCAAAGATATTGAATCCCCCTCCAAAGAACCTCGACTATTCCCTAAGATGTGCCTATTGTTCTAATGCtccagggcatgacatagagaagtgctgGCGTTTGAAAACGGCAATccaggagcttattgataccaaccaAATTGTAGTACAAAGCCTAGACGCGccgaacatcaaccaaaaccctttgcCAGCCCATGCAGAGAcgcatatgattgaaatagttcacAAGGACGGGGAGCCCAGGAAGTCTTCTaagtccgtcatgatgattcgggccagtGAAAGTAATTTGGTTAAAGCTCTTGACTCTACCAAAGCGAAGCCCTTGATAGTTAAAGGGGTGACAGAAAAGCCGAGCTCACTCAATTTGAAACCACCAGTGTTGGTCGTGAAAGGGTTGTCAAAATATGTTAGGGCAAGTCCGGAAAGTTCAAAAGTGGTAGTACTAGGGATTCCAAGTAAGCCTGTCATAGTTGTGAAGGGGGCTCCTTCTACCCCTATCATCATTAAACCAGTAACCCAGCTTCCCGTGGTGGATGCCAGGGTTGTTCCATGGAATTATAAACAAGTgatagtgacatacaaaggaagcGAAATAGAGGAAGAAGTTAATGAAACTGGAGGATTGACTCGTTCTGGGAGATGTTTCACCCCAGAAGAATTTAGAAAAGCCAAGCCATTCAAGGATAGCCCAATGCCAGTAAAGAAATCAGTCACTgaggaagaggctgaagagttcctgaaaaagatgaagtgcaggattattccattgtggagcagttaaggaaaacaccagctcagatttctcttttgtctttgttgatacattcagatgaacatcgcAAGGTCTTGATGAAGATTTTAAATGAGCCacacgttcctgataagatcacagtgaaccacttggaaaagatagctggcaagatcttcgaagcaaataggatcactttctcggacgatgaacttcctatggagggtacagaacacaaccgagctctttatctcaccgtgaagtgtgaagattctgttgtctcaagggttttggttgataatGGCTCTAGTGCGAATAATTGTCCCCTGTCTACTCTGCAAAAACTGAAGATTAGCACCGAAAGAATCCACTTGAACAGTGTGTGTGTTCGAGGATCCTGAAGATCCGTCTTCTctgcaccaaatggtgaagttcgaaTAGGACaggcaggaaatagttgtgcacggtgaTGAGGACTTGTCAGCTTGTAATGATACAATTGTTCCGTTCATCGAAgatgaagatgataagggaccttaGGTCTATCAGACTTTCAAAACAGTGTCTGttgagaaaattcctgaaggaaaatgcattccgGGTCCTAAGCTATCCTCCGTGTCCGTCATGGTTGCGAATGAAATGTtcaagaatggttttgtaccgggcaagggtctAGGCTCATCTCTGCAGGGTATTGTGCATCTAGTGCGCCCCAGTGGGAATCCTGGTacgtttggtttgggattcatgcccACCGAGAAGGAcgtgaaaagggttaaaaatctgaaacagaAGGCATGGTCACTCCCCAAGCCCGTCCCACACATctctaagtcttttgtcaagccagggGCCGAAAAACCTCCAACCTCCTCAATCCCAAAACATGTGGTCGATGTTGATGAAGAGTTGATCAAGAGGTTCCAAAGTCTATTCGAAgaggtcaatatggtagaagttagTAAAGGCTCTAGTAAAGCAAATGTGCAGCTCGTTGGCCCAAACGTGAAgcttagcaattgggaagctactcctctccccactaggaaggagttttggtagtttgctttgttttcctttctgttatctgggttattccagggttgtaatccagatttttagtttttgcttgttttgatgttcaaacccttctatccttttattttcaatgaaatgcaatttttcgtttttcgttattcttaatagtgttttattttgttcttttttcttttgtacaattctttttatgttggttgcagtgacatgacatgcatgaagagttttcagccgagtcttaaaagccaatctaattctgaaataataatccaagaagtagaatatgatgatgaaatagaatatgatgaagaagcaacatttgaggaaatcagtaaagagctaaaacaatttgaagaaaaaccaaagcctaatttgagtgagaccgaagcaatcaatttaggggaccaggatgatgttagggaaaccaagataagtgtgcatTTTGAACCGCAAGTTAAGGAGAAAATAATCAAAACATTGTCTGAGTACaaagatatctttgcatggtcatatgatgatatgccgagCCTGAGCACTGAtctggtagttcataaattgccaactgatccagcattccctcctgtcaagcaaaagttacaaaagttcaagactgatattagtgtgaagatcaaagaagaaatcacaaagcaacTTACtacaaaggtcattcgagtcactcgatatcccacttggttagccaatgttgtgccagtaccaaagaaggatggtaagactaggggctgtgttgattaccgtgatcttaacaaagcaagcccaaaggatgattttccattgccgaacattcacattctgatcgataattatgccaagcatgagattgggtcttttgtgggtTGTTACGCGGGatatcaccagatcttgatggatgaggaagatacagaaaagacaacattcatcacgccatgaggaacatactgttatcgggtaatgccattttgtttgaagaatactggggcaacttacatgagggcgatggccaccatatttcatgacatgatacatagggagatcgaggtttatatagatgatgtgatcataaagtcaaagaagcagtTTGACCATGTCAAGGacctgaggaagtttttccaaaggttccgcaggtacaacctcaagctcaatccAGCGAAATGTACATTTGGTGTCCCGTCTGGGAAACTGCTAGGATTCGTGGTCAGTCGATGCggtattgagttagacccgtcgaagatcaaatccattcaagagttaccaccgccaaagaataaaacagaggtgatgagtttgcttagaaggttaaattacatcagcaggttcattactcagctcacgacaacctgtgagcccatctttaagctgctgaagaagaacgttgcggtcaagtggactgacgaATGTCaaaaagcatttgataagattaagAGGTACATGTCGAATCCacatgtgttggtcccaccagagcctggaagacctttaattctctatttgacagtcttggataattcttttggctgtgtattgggtcaacatgatgtcacgggaaagaaggagcaagcaatctattacctcagtaagaagttcactccttatgaggttaagtacactctgcttgagaggacatgttgcgccctgacttgggtggcgcaaaagttgaagcattatttatcTTCCTACACTATTTACCTTATTTCTcgcatggatcctctaaagtatatctttcagaatccTATGCCCACaagaagacttgcaaagtggcagattttacttacagagtttgacatcatctatgtgactcggaccgcaatgaaagcccaagccttggccgaccacttggccgagaatccggtggatgatgaatatgagccactgaagacttattttcctgatgaagaggtcatGTGTGTTGACAAGGTTGACCATGatgaaaagccaggttggaaactcttctttgatggagctgctaacatgaaaggggtCGGAATAGGGGTTGTACTtatctctgaaacagggcagcactaccctgtaACAGCCcagcttcgattttattgcaccaacaacatggctgagtacaaagCATGCATTCTAAGTTTGAGGTTAGCTATAGACATGGGAGTCCAGGAAATACTTGTTCTGAGAGATTCAGATTTGCTGgttcaccagattcaaggagaatgggagactcgatatttgaagctcataccgtaccgacagtgcctgcatgatctttgtcaacgattcgGGTCGATTGAATTTAGACATATTCCcaggattcataatgagattgttgatgccttggctactctAGCGTCAATGTGACATCATCCGaacaaggcttatgttgaccccgtgcatatccaagttcatgatcaacatgcttattgtaatgtggtggaagaggaaatcgatggcgaaccttggttccacgatatcaatgAATACATCAGGTCAGGGGGATTTCCAGTACATTCTACAagtgaccaaaagagaaccattcgttgtctggctagtggatttttcttgagtggaggaatcttgtacaagaggactccgGATTTAGGACtgctgaggtgcatagatgctaaagaagcttcaactatcatggccgaagtgcattctggagtttgcgggccgcatatgaacgggtatgtcttggcaaagaagatacttcgagcaggttattattggcttaccatggaacaagattgtattagttttgttcGAAGTGTCATCGATGCCAggtacacggtgatttgattcattctcccccatctgagttacacataatgtctgcaccttggccctttgttgcttggggcatggatgttattggaccaattgagccggcaatgtcaaacgggcacaagtttattctggtggccattgattactttaccaagtgggtcgaagctgtaactttcaagtccgtgaccaaaaaggtagtggtggattttgttcattcaaatatcatttgtcggttcggaattcccaaggtgatcatcacagacaatgctgctaatctcaacagtcatttgatgaaagaggtatgccaacagttcaagatcATGCATCAGAACTCCACTCTgtatcgccccaaggcaaatggagttgttgaggctgctaacaagaacataaagaagatacttcgtaagATGGTGCAAGGTtataggcaatggcatgaaaagttgccttttgccttactgggttatcgcactactatccgcACTTTAGTAGGTGTAACTCCTTATTCGCTGCTATATGGAACTGAGGCAGTTATActtgcagaagttgagattccatcccttcggatcatcgcggaagccgaaattgatgatgatgagtgggtcaaaacccagctcgagcagttgagtttgattgacgagaaaaaattggctgcagtatgtcatggtcaattgtatcagaaaagaatggcaagagcatacaacaaaaaggtgcgtcctcggaaATTCTAAGTGGGCCAGATGGTATTGAAACatatccttcctcatcaggtggaagccaaaggcaagtttgccccaaactggcagagGCCATTCGTTGTGacaagagtgttgcccaatggtgctttgtatttaacagacatagaaggtAAATGTgcagatatggctatcaattctgatgcagttaagaggtactatgtatgatttattttcttaccttcagttgtattttgtacttggcatattcaaagttgaaatgacgaagacattttgttccgCTACCCAGACACTttcatcctttgttaccccttttgagctttatttattttctttcatacccctcttttggaattagtagTATAagtagagaatgaaaaaaaatgatgatgaatgagtgaaaataagaaaaacaaaaaaaagggaaaaataaaagaaaaaaagaggaagaaaagaagggaaaaaaagggaaacaaaaacaaacaactttctttttgaactacgttcgacctgattccttttaaggatacgtaggcagcctcacagttcggtcccatcaaaaataaattaaaactcCCCGGacccaaagaaactggggcagaagttttggttttgaaaagatctgattccaaaagttgtaattttgaccccTTTTCATCTTAAGTtagtttgagccttcatgccaccctttctttctaaccctgtccaaaagcctacattacggtccaacgaaagaccttccgatcaatctttgaggatgccagGTCAAGTgagatagaggtatgatttacatAATGGGTAACATTTTGTTCATAGGCGcaagagagaaaatttaaaatgagagagtcttattggtgaaaaccctcacgggcaccgtaaggcgatagtgagttgagagaaaatttaaaatgagagagtcttattggtgaaaaccctcgcgggcaccgtaaggcgatggtgagttgagagaaaatttaaaatgagagagtcttattggtgaaaaccctcgcgggaaccgtaaggcgatggtgagttgagagatgaacaaatgagagaggcttgtaggtgaaaacccttcgggacTCTACAAGTCGAATGAGGCTCATGACTTTACCGAGAAATTGGATCAGTGAAAGCCcagctttgaagtatgaagacaGGACATGAACTGAAAATATGATTGGTTGGACGAATTAGGCTGATAattccgaaatgcatgtcatgatcattggaacTGGCTGCTTCCCTCAAATAAGTCTTCTTTTCTCATTCTTCTTCATATAGTCGTCTGTGCTCAAAactttcctttgttccttttgtcaaaATTCATTTCACTTTGCTCTTTGAGTCTATCTTTATGGGTCTCTTTTGAGTCAACCCTTGTTGAACAAGcaggaaaggatttcaaagcctactaccagcttctaaattgcacaaagcggagtcCGGCCAGGTACATCACAATTGACTTGATTTAGAATAAGCAGTATGGTGATAACTGAGGTTCAGGCAATcaagtgaatcttgaattttgagaaaatacaaggaTTCAACAACTTTCAAAATGAAAACACAATGCAGCAAGTGAGTGTGAGAGATTCAGGTTATGCAGAGGTTTTGTGGTCCATATCCAATCAAAAGGTCAAACAACTTCTTGCTAGCCCGAAGCAGCTAGTCAGAATGAAGCATGGCAGTGGCGGAAGCAGACACTCAGTAaggatgccacaaactaaccaccacgttttcaaactaacaagattttatttgtctgaaacaggggcaagaaatTTTTTAAATCCACAGGGATCTCCCATGAAAAAACATGGTTGAGGGAGCAAGAAATTATGTTCAGAATCCTCAAAGAtgagagcatggctcaggtaagttcattctcagtttttaggaccttcctggataatgagatttaatttaaaattttcaggaccctcttggataatgggatttagtttttaaattttcaggaccctcttggataatggaatttagtttttaaattttcaggaccctcttggataatgggatttagtttttaaattttcaggaccctcttggataatggaatttggtttttaaattttcaggaccctcctggataatatgatttagttttaaattctcaagaccctcatggataatgggatttaatttaaaattctcaggcccctcctggataatgagatttagtttttaaattcttaggatcctcctggataatgagatttaatttaaaattttcaggaccctcctggataataggatttagtttttaaaattttcaggacccttctagataatgagatttagtttttaaaattctcaggacccttctagataatgggatttagtttttaaattttcaggaccctcatggataatgggatttagttttaaattctcaggaacctcctagataatgggatttaatttaaagttttcaggaccctcctggataatgggatttagttttaaattctcaggaccctcctggataatggaatttaatttaaaattttcaggaccctcctggataatgggatttaatttaaaattttcaggaccctcctagataatgggatttagtttttaaattttcaggaccctcctggataatgggatttagtttttaaatttttaggaccctcctagataatgagatttagtttttaaattttcagaaccctcctggataatgggatttagtttttaaaattctcaggactttcctggataatgagatttagtttttaaattttcaggaccttcctggataatgggatttagtttttaaatttttaggaccctcctggataatgggatttagtttttaaatttttaggaccctcctggataatgggatttagttttaaattctcggGACCCTCctgataatgggatttaatttaaaattctcaggaccctcctggataatgagatttaacttaaaattttcaggactctcctggataatgagatttagtttttaaattttcaggaccctcttgaataatgggatttggtttttaaaattctcaggaccctcctggataatgggatttagtttttaaaattctcaggaccctcctggttaataggatttagtttttaaattttcatgaccctcctggataatgggatttagttttaaattctcaagaccctcttggataatgagatttaatgtaaagttttcaggaccgtcttggataatgtgatttagttttaaattctcaggaccttcctggagaatggaatttaatttaaaattttcaggaccctcatggataatgggatttaatttaaaaaatttaggaacctcctggataatgggatttagtttttaaatttttaggaccctcctggataatgggatttagtttttaaattttcaggaccctcctggataatgggatttagttttaaattctcaggaccctcctggataatgggatttagcttttgaaTTCTTAGAGCTCTATAGTTAACATGATccgattaacactcacatatgcccagatcccaaactggggcagaaaaatttcttttgttttgtctgttttgttgcaatatcaggcgctcacctagataacgagggaatacagtttcgagttttggtaatcaggcgcccacctggataacgagggagtacaatttcgagttttggtaatcaggcgcccacctggataacgaggaaaTACAATTTTAAGTTGTTGGcgatcaagcacccacctggataacgagggaacacaattcaagttgttggtaatcaggcgcccacctggataacgaggaaaCTCATTTTATACCAAAGTCAAGCTattggcaggcgcccacctggagaacgagggaattcatttcagagttaCTTCAATTCGTAAATTCAAGAAGCATCAGAAGCCCGCTTGAAGAACAGGTTccatttttcagtttcatatcgaagatcaagtagagattcaaggaagattcaagacaagaagtagataggatcttgtatttttcttttacttttgctgtaatttttccttttatcttcgatgtaatggcaggaaccgcggaccggaacctcgacggcacctcgACCGTCTCTctacctcggtatactccatcatctcacgcACTTTCGAGCTACAAgtggcttgattcctttatagccaaggatatgtaggcagctcagatatcagggctcggtcacatttttttttttttttagtttttgtctctctaaataagggtcggttCAAAAACATGTCttgttgttctttgtctgaaatcgtcaaagagggacagctgtagaCATATAATTTTGACCCGCACATTAGAATCACCTCTAATAGTCCTAGTATTTTTTTAAGACATTTATTTGAGTTTATTTCTATAGGATTTTActttattaataattttaattctatttttttggcacaaaattgaaaaaaaaataaataaataatagttTCATGTTCTATTTTATTCTATTTAGTTTAGGTTACAATATTTTATAGCCATATCTTTTGTTTTTACCATGattttttcacttttattttgaatataataatttgtataaaaatgatattaaaaaaaatggTTTCATAGTATGatatatttaatttaattttatatatatatatagttcaaGAAATTGGGTTTGTTAGTCAATGGACCTTAGGAATGGAAGAAAAAACAAATTTTTGGCCCAATTTCAGGCAGGAACATGGCCCAAATCGGGCAGCCCACTCCCTCTTGACCCATGACCCGTCACCCGCCCCATTTCACTTAAAATCTCGACCGTCCATCATATTAATTCCCACACTCCTTGTAAACCCTAAGGTTACTACATCCCAAacgcagcccccccccccccccccccttcacaCGCCTCTGCCCATCAACAACACCCCGAAACCCGCCGGAAAAGTCATTTTTCCGACGTTCCACGTAAGCCCTAGTCCCCCCATGGTCCCCCCTCGTCTTCTCCTTCTTCCACGTCATCCCTTCCGTACCAAATCACATCATTTTAGTCCGATTCATGCgtatttcttcttttatttcttttgtttaaaCAAAAATCTGAATCCTTGAGATAAATGTCGGAAAATGGGAGCCGTTGGATTAAAATTTTGATCCAAGACTTccattttctgattttttgtttaAAATGGGATTTTCGGATCTTGGAGGGGGTCCACACGGTTCTGGGGATttcttgttgaagaagaagaagattcgagagagatatatatatttggttttTGGACAGAATGAAAAAAAGGAAGGAGGGGTTTTGGTTTTGATTTGAGTCTTCCTTTTCTAATTTTCAGTTGATtcgtataaaaaaaaaaaagagaagttcTGTTTGGTTTTGataatcaaaaaaaaattatttcagttTCTGGTTTTAAATTCGAGGATGAGGATCAGTTGAGGTTTGGAGTTTGATCGAAGGTTTATTTGCCGATTCGACGTGACAAATTGCCATTCGAGTCTTGTTGAGTTGAAGCTCGTTTTCCAGTCGAGTTTGCCGTTCGAGGTCGAGTTCAGTGGTTCGGGTTCCGTTGCAATTCCTTGTTCGAGCTCGTTCTTTGTGAATCATTGTAGCTATTGGAGTGTTATCAATCGAGGTTAATT
This genomic stretch from Nicotiana sylvestris chromosome 9, ASM39365v2, whole genome shotgun sequence harbors:
- the LOC138877854 gene encoding uncharacterized protein, coding for MPSLSTDLVVHKLPTDPAFPPVKQKLQKFKTDISVKIKEEITKQLTTKVIRVTRYPTWLANVVPVPKKDEVMCVDKVDHDEKPGWKLFFDGAANMKGVGIGVVLISETGQHYPVTAQLRFYCTNNMAEYKACILSLRLAIDMGVQEILVLRDSDLLVHQIQGEWETRYLKLIPYRQCLHDLCQRFGSIEFRHIPRIHNEIVDALATLASM
- the LOC138877855 gene encoding uncharacterized protein; its protein translation is MHQNSTLYRPKANGVVEAANKNIKKILRKMVQGYRQWHEKLPFALLGYRTTIRTLVGVTPYSLLYGTEAVILAEVEIPSLRIIAEAEIDDDEWVEAKGKFAPNWQRPFVVTRVLPNGALYLTDIEGKCADMAINSDAVKRYYV